The genomic window CCGTACCGAAACTTTCCTCCCCGCAGAGGGTCGCTTTGCCCGCATCCAGCAAGTTGCCAAAGAATTTCCAGCCCGTCGGCGTTTCATAGCAATCGATCCCTAACTTCGCCGCTACCCGATCCGGAGCCTGACTGGTAGGCATTGATCGCGCAATGCCAGCCAGCCCATCCCGGTAGCCCGGAACCAACGTTGCATTCGCCGCCAAAATCGCCAAACTGTCGCTAGGGGTGACAAAGAAATGGCGACCCAAGATCATGTTGCGATCGCCATCGCCATCGGACGCCGCTCCAAAATCGGGCGCATTGTTACCGAATAGTTTCTCCACCAGATCGTGGGCGTAAACCAAGTTCGGGTCGGGATGCCCACCGCCAAAATCCTCTAGGGGCAGACCGTTCACCACCGTCCCCGGAGCCGCACCCAGCCGCGTTTCAAAAATGGCGTGGGCATAAGGCCCCGTCACTGCATGGAGGGAATCCATACACATCTTGAATCTGCCGTTGGTAAGCAGGTCATGGATGCGATCGAAGTCGAACAGGGTTTCCATCAGTTGGCTGTAGTCACTGACCGAGTCGATTACCTCTACGGTCACCGTACCCATTTGGGTCGTACCCACCGCATCCAGATCAATGTCCTCCGCTTCCATAATCCGGTAGGCATCAATCGTCTTGCTGGCTTCGTAAATCGCATCCGTGATTTTTTCTGGTGCAGGGCCACCATTGCCGATGTTGTACTTCACGCCAAAGTCACCGTTGGGGCCGCCGGGGTTGTGGCTAGCAGAAAGGATAATCCCCCCAAACGCTTCGTTTTTGCGAATAACGCAGGATGCGGCGGGTGTGGATAAAATACCTCCCTGCCCCACCAGCACCCGACCAAAGCCGTTGGCCGCTGCCATTTTGATAATGGTTTGAATGGCAGAACGGTTCAGATACCGACCATCGCCACCGACAACCAGCGTTTTACCCTGGAAGCCTTCTAGGCTGCTGAAGATAGATTGAATAAAATTTTCAAGATAATGACGCTGCTGGAATACGGGTACAGCTTTCCGCAGCCCCGATGTACCGGGTTTCTGGTCGAAAAATGGCTGAGTTGATACAGTACGAATATTCATCAAAAAATTTCCTCACCTGAACAATTGGAGGCAGTGGTCGTCTGTCTAACTGCGGGGTGAGATTAACCCACCCATGAGGATTCTCTCATCCTTGTTACCGTCTTTAACCCTTTTCTCGCACGTCTTGGGATGAAGCTTCCAGCCTTCCCAATCAATTAAGTTTCAAGTCTTGAAAAAGTCGTAGTTTTTCGGAAGATGCTAGGTTAAGAATAGGTTAACTTGTTAGTGTTAGAGTCACGAGGAATAAAGGTATACCACGGCTGGACAAACAACGTTCCAGGCACGAGAACCCTCCCTTCATGCTTTACCTGTTCTTAAACGTCGTTAAGATGGGGGTTTAATCATGACCAATCAGTCTGATTTTCTGTATCCACGTGCCCGGTATCGGGGCGAGGTCAAGCCTGAAAATTTGGTATTTAACGCCAATTTGCAAGAATTTGCCCAGCGTGTCAGCTATATTTCCAATTTGGAAACCAACGGTAAACTGTCGCCTTTGGAGTCCTTCGACCAGATCGAAGCCCTCTGGAAATCGTTAAAGGCCAGTAAAAAGCAGTTGGGGATCGGTTAGATCAGTGGATGGGGCGATTCTCTTTCAGAGACGCTGC from Synechococcales cyanobacterium T60_A2020_003 includes these protein-coding regions:
- a CDS encoding alpha-D-glucose phosphate-specific phosphoglucomutase, whose product is MNIRTVSTQPFFDQKPGTSGLRKAVPVFQQRHYLENFIQSIFSSLEGFQGKTLVVGGDGRYLNRSAIQTIIKMAAANGFGRVLVGQGGILSTPAASCVIRKNEAFGGIILSASHNPGGPNGDFGVKYNIGNGGPAPEKITDAIYEASKTIDAYRIMEAEDIDLDAVGTTQMGTVTVEVIDSVSDYSQLMETLFDFDRIHDLLTNGRFKMCMDSLHAVTGPYAHAIFETRLGAAPGTVVNGLPLEDFGGGHPDPNLVYAHDLVEKLFGNNAPDFGAASDGDGDRNMILGRHFFVTPSDSLAILAANATLVPGYRDGLAGIARSMPTSQAPDRVAAKLGIDCYETPTGWKFFGNLLDAGKATLCGEESFGTGSNHVREKDGLWAVLFWLNVLAVRQESVEQIVREHWHTYGRNYYSRHDYEEVESDRAKTLIQNLQAKLPDLKGTSLGRYEVEYADDFSYTDPVDGSISTNQGTRIGFTDGSRIVFRLSGTGTKGATLRLYLESFEADPAKQNADPQDALGELITIADEVAQITTLTGRDRPTVIT